From the Meriones unguiculatus strain TT.TT164.6M chromosome 12, Bangor_MerUng_6.1, whole genome shotgun sequence genome, one window contains:
- the Fam53a gene encoding protein FAM53A codes for MVTLITEKLQNQSLDDLTRRACEAGPYSAEKLNKSGHLFPLEIGVDKSPWKALHGGWPIGSQAVSGRFPLGPHGVSQTEGLKWQLESPGPMAVGSFLDLHESTGPPAAPPTKRHCRSLSEPEELARCRSPWRPGSSKVWTPISKRRCNSGGSATLQCCSGFGNPTLQGSLGPGLPRSPVSPLTPRPASASSGFVDSSEGSTSSGPSWLSTGPCAFSSRRRLSLSQEHLVDASVCLPSASSTPTSTPELGRHHGLLRCRSQPCVLDGRRVRRKRRREEDARWTRPSLDFLKMTRTLKNSKSLCSLDYEDDEDDTQAKTVVSSPCNSQGLVGIITPGSSPRIARPGPTSPSAWASGEPEAGTGEGGSSGDPSDWDSAGEEGIFPLDHGDLDLEQIESN; via the exons TATTCTGCTGAGAAACTGAACAAAAGTGGCCATTTGTTCCCTTTGGAGATTGGCG TGGACAAAAGTCCCTGGAAGGCCTTACATGGAGGATGGCCCATTGGAAGCCAGGCAGTCTCAGGCCGCTTTCCACTGGGCCCACATGGTGTGTCTCAGACCGAAGGTCTCAAGTGGCAGCTGGAATCCCCAGGGCCCATGGCTGTGGGCAGCTTCTTGGACCTCCATGAGAGCACAGGGCCACCTGCAGCACCACCAACCAAGAGACACTGCCGGTCCCTGTCTGAACCAGAAGAGCTGGCTCGATGTCGTTCCCCATGGCGCCCTGGTAGCTCCAAGGTGTGGACTCCCATCTCTAAAAGGAGATGCAACAGTGGTGGGAGTGCTACCCTGCAGTGCTGCAGTGGCTTTGGGAACCCTACCCTGCAGGGAAGTCTAGGTCCGGGCCTACCCAGGAGCCCTGTGTCGCCGCTGACGCCCCGGCCAGCTTCAGCCAGCAGTGGCTTTGTGGACAGCAGTGAGGGCAGTACAAGCTCAGGTCCATCCTGGCTTTCTACAGGACCCTGCGCATTTTCCTCCAGGCGCCGACTGTCCCTCTCACAAGAGCACCTTGTAGATGCAAGCGTTTGCCTGCCTTCAGCCAGCAGCACCCCCACATCCACACCTGAGCTAGGCCGGCACCATGGCCTGCTCCGGTGCCGCTCACAGCCTTGTGTATTGGATGGGAGGAGGGTCCGGCGCAAGCGGAGACGGGAGGAGGATGCCAGGTGGACGCGCCCATCCTTGGACTTTCTGAAAATGACACGG ACTCTGAAAAACTCGAAGAGCCTTTGCTCCCTGGACTATGAAGATGATGAGGACGACACCCAGGCGAAGACTGTTGTGTCCTCCCCGTGTAACTCCCAGGGTCTTGTGGGCATCATCACACCTGGCTCTAGCCCAAGGATTGCCAGGCCTGGCCCCACCAGCCCTAGTGCCTGGGCTTCAGGGGAGCCAGAGGCCGGCACAGGCGAGGGTGGGAGCAGTGGGGACCCCAGTGACTGGGACAGTGCAGGAGAGGAGGGCATCTTCCCACTGGACCACGGCGACCTAGACCTGGAGCAGATTGAGAGCAACTGA